The Deinococcus aquaedulcis genomic interval GCACCGGGCGGCGGGTGTACCAGCTGCGAAAGGGTCGGCTGCGCTCATCGAAGTTGCGGGCCAGTCGCAGCAGATCGGCCGCCACGTGGGGCCCCTGCACCGGGTGACCGTGCCCCGGGGCCAGCAGGTCCGGCGCCAGTTCGGCCAGCGCCTGCACCGAGGCGCGCGCTGCTGTCCAGTTGGGCGTGTAATAGGCGGGGGGCCCCTGAACCGAGACCGGATGCAGGGTCACGGCGCCGCGCACGGTCGCCTGGTGGGTGGTGATCACGGCGTCGCCCGAGAGCAGGGTGCGGTCGGCTTCGCGCCACAGCGCTACGTGGCCGCTGCTGTGCCCAGGGGTGTGCAGCCAGCGCCAGCCCGGCAGCGCTGGCACGTCGCCCCCGGCGGGCAGGGGCTGCACTGCCGGGCCAGCATTGAAGGGCCCCGGCCTCAGTAGCCGACAACTTCGCATAATTGCCGTCCCAGACAACACATCTCCCTCCAGCATGTCAAGGGACTCGACGGGAACGCGAAAAGGCGGTGTTTTGAAGGTGTGCAGCCACCAAAACC includes:
- a CDS encoding MBL fold metallo-hydrolase translates to MLEGDVLSGTAIMRSCRLLRPGPFNAGPAVQPLPAGGDVPALPGWRWLHTPGHSSGHVALWREADRTLLSGDAVITTHQATVRGAVTLHPVSVQGPPAYYTPNWTAARASVQALAELAPDLLAPGHGHPVQGPHVAADLLRLARNFDERSRPFRSWYTRRPVPVGGPVPRGLGPLTRPLGALAALWWLTRR